A portion of the Paenibacillus hamazuiensis genome contains these proteins:
- a CDS encoding carbohydrate ABC transporter permease — translation MKPSAGDRLFYGVNYIVLILLALSCLLPFVHLASVSLSGKAAVDSGHVWLWPVDFQTAAYRYFFTDTQAIAAFRNSLVITLGGVGLSMLGTIAAAYPLSRSFLAGRRFLILGMVFTMMFSGGMIPTYMVVKSLSLIDSYWAIWLTGLVSTYNLLLMKSYFEHLPKELEEAAQLDGCGDTAYLIRVALPLSGPMLATIALFYGVHYWNSFMSVLMYINKSDMQNLTVIVQAMQQKSDLMLTAMEDKDRQSLMGEMIKAAGVIVLTVPMVAAYPFLQRYFIKGIMLGSVKG, via the coding sequence ATGAAACCGAGCGCTGGAGATCGCCTCTTCTACGGTGTCAATTACATCGTTCTTATCCTTCTGGCGTTAAGCTGTCTGCTTCCTTTCGTCCATCTCGCCTCCGTGTCGCTCAGCGGGAAAGCGGCTGTGGACTCGGGACATGTTTGGCTGTGGCCGGTGGACTTTCAAACGGCCGCTTACCGCTACTTTTTTACGGACACACAGGCCATCGCAGCCTTCCGCAACAGCCTGGTCATCACCTTAGGAGGCGTGGGGTTGAGCATGCTCGGCACGATTGCGGCCGCTTATCCGCTGTCCCGCTCCTTTCTGGCCGGCAGACGTTTTTTGATACTCGGCATGGTGTTTACGATGATGTTTTCCGGCGGCATGATTCCGACCTACATGGTCGTCAAAAGCTTGTCGCTGATCGATTCCTACTGGGCGATTTGGCTCACCGGCCTCGTCAGCACCTACAATCTGCTGCTTATGAAAAGTTATTTCGAGCATTTGCCGAAGGAGCTGGAGGAAGCTGCGCAATTGGACGGCTGCGGCGATACGGCCTATCTGATCCGCGTCGCACTTCCGCTGTCGGGACCGATGCTTGCGACCATTGCGTTATTTTATGGCGTGCATTACTGGAATTCCTTCATGAGCGTGCTCATGTATATTAACAAATCCGACATGCAAAATTTGACCGTGATCGTCCAGGCGATGCAGCAGAAGAGCGATCTGATGCTGACCGCGATGGAGGATAAAGACAGGCAATCGCTCATGGGCGAAATGATTAAAGCGGCGGGCGTAATCGTACTGACGGTGCCTATGGTGGCGGCGTATCCGTTTCTGCAGCGTTATTTTATCAAAGGCATCATGCTGGGTTCGGTTAAGGGTTGA
- a CDS encoding ABC transporter permease, protein MTTEPHGHAPAFPSAWTAGESSRAARVRRLRRSIPLYAMLLPVAAFYIVFKYVPMAGLIIAFENYNFADGIFGSPWVGWQNFRLLFSTPNTLSMIWNTLWLSVLNLVFGFPLPILLAVLLNEVRRTWVKKWVQTLIYLPHFFSWVIVSGVVLTLFATDYGTVNRLLGFLSVEPVTFLYEPVSWTVIFVGSGVWKEMGFSAVIFLAALTAIDPALYESACIDGAGKWRQVWHITLPGIRHTIVLMLILAIGKVMEVGFDQVYNLQNSAVADVSEVISTYMYKIGLQQAQFSLTTAMGLFESTVGFVLVLIANRIAKAYNHELF, encoded by the coding sequence ATGACGACGGAGCCGCACGGCCATGCCCCGGCCTTCCCGTCCGCATGGACGGCGGGAGAATCTTCGCGGGCTGCCCGGGTGCGCAGGCTGCGGCGCAGCATACCGCTTTATGCCATGCTGCTGCCGGTCGCCGCGTTCTACATCGTGTTTAAATATGTGCCGATGGCGGGACTTATCATCGCCTTCGAAAACTACAATTTTGCGGACGGCATCTTTGGCAGTCCATGGGTCGGCTGGCAAAACTTCCGCCTGCTGTTCTCCACACCGAACACGTTATCGATGATATGGAATACGTTATGGCTGTCGGTGCTCAATTTGGTGTTCGGTTTTCCGCTGCCGATCCTGCTTGCCGTTCTTTTGAACGAAGTCAGGCGGACATGGGTGAAAAAATGGGTGCAGACACTGATTTATTTGCCGCATTTCTTCTCTTGGGTGATCGTTTCCGGCGTCGTGCTGACGCTGTTTGCGACCGATTACGGGACGGTCAACCGCCTGCTCGGATTTCTGTCCGTAGAGCCGGTCACCTTCCTGTACGAGCCTGTCTCCTGGACCGTTATCTTTGTAGGCTCCGGGGTATGGAAGGAGATGGGATTTAGTGCCGTCATTTTTTTGGCCGCATTGACGGCAATCGACCCGGCGCTTTATGAGTCAGCCTGCATCGATGGAGCGGGCAAGTGGCGCCAGGTATGGCACATCACCTTGCCCGGCATTCGCCATACGATTGTGCTGATGCTGATTCTGGCGATCGGGAAGGTGATGGAGGTCGGTTTCGACCAGGTCTACAATCTGCAAAACTCGGCGGTTGCCGACGTTTCCGAGGTCATCAGCACATATATGTACAAAATCGGCCTTCAGCAGGCGCAGTTCAGTTTGACGACAGCCATGGGGCTGTTCGAATCGACGGTCGGCTTTGTGCTGGTGCTGATCGCCAACCGGATCGCCAAAGCGTACAATCACGAATTGTTTTAA